The genome window TGGCTGCGGTACCGATGGCGGCCCGCCACCTTGCTGATTTTGGTGCTGACGTTATCCATGTAGAGAACCCGAAGACCGGGGACTCATGGCGGGGTTTCCAGGCTGGCCTGGGCAGTGGTGGCGCCGGTGCTCCGTCTGATATCAACTACAACTGGGAGACCTATAACCGCAATAAAAGGGGCCTGGCGGTTGACCTCTCGCAGGACGAGGGTCGGGAGGTAATCTACCGTCTGGTGGGAAGTGCCGATGTCTTTACCACCAACCTGCGGCTCTTCGAGCGGGAGAAATTCAAACTGGACTACGATGCGCTGAGCCGGTTAAACCCCCGGCTCATCTACGCCGGGCTGTCCGGTTACGGTAAGAAAGGCCCGGACTGTAATGACCCGGCCTATGATTCTATCGCTTACTGGGCACGGTCAGGACTGGGCTACCTGCTTGGCGTACCCGGTACGGCTCCTCTTATTGATGGTGGCGGCATCGGCGATAACGTTACCGCATTGGGCCTGTTCGCCGGCATCATGACCGCCCTGTATGTTCGTGAAAAGACCGGAATGGGGCAGGAGGTTGACTTATCCCTGCTAAACGTCGGCTTCTACCAGCTTTCCTTTTTTATAGCCGGGGCGCTGACCACCGGATTGGACCTGGCCGACTGGCGGGTGAAATCGCGGGAGGAGGCACTGAATCCCCTGACTCTCCCCTATGAGGCGAAAGACGGACGGTGGGTGCTGCTTGCCCTGCTTCAGCAGGAACGCTACTGGCCGCAGTTCTGTAAGGCGATAGACCGGGAAGACCTGCAGCATGACCCCAGGTTCGAGGATTTCGAGGTGAGGATGGAGAACTGCGCCGCTTTGTACCACATCGTGGAAGATGTCTTCCACGAGAGGACTCTTGCCGAATGGCAGTCGCGTCTGAAGGCAGCGGGACTACCCTTCGCACCGTACCAGACTTTCGTTGAAGCAATCGCCGACCCGCAGGCCAGGGCCAATGACATGTTTGTCACCATTGACCACCCAACCCACGGTAACCTGGAGGTCATCGCCAACCCGATAAAGATGAGCAAGACCCCGGCGACCCTCCGGACGCCTGCTCCGGAATTCAGCCAGCATACCGAGGAAGTGCTCCTTGAGAATGGCTATACCTGGGACGACATTGACCGCCTGAAGTCGAAGGGTGTGATTGCCTGATAGGGGCAGGTAATAACTGCACTGAATACTGAGGTACAGGGAGGAAGAATGGCACGCGTCAGTTTGTTGAACAAAGAGCAAGTCGACCCGGCGTTCCGGGAGATGTACCAGAGGAGCGAAGAGCAGGGCCGGGAAGTCCTCAACGTGATAAAGCTGATAGCGAACTGCCCGCAGATGGGTCCGGAGTACTTTCGCTTCGCCGGCTCCGTACTTCGGGGAGAGAATGTCCCCATGAAGCTGCGGGAGCTGGCTACTTTGAGAGTGGGGAACCTCACCGGGGCCGACTACGAGTTCCTGCATCACACTCCCCTTGGGGTGTCCGCCGGTCTCACCCGGAAGCAGATTGACGAAATGGAGAAA of Dehalococcoidales bacterium contains these proteins:
- a CDS encoding carboxymuconolactone decarboxylase family protein; this translates as MARVSLLNKEQVDPAFREMYQRSEEQGREVLNVIKLIANCPQMGPEYFRFAGSVLRGENVPMKLRELATLRVGNLTGADYEFLHHTPLGVSAGLTRKQIDEMEKWQESSLFDEQERIVLRYTDEVTRDNNVSDQTFSKLREFFSEHDIVELTLVIGYFIMLCRILVALQLELEPGFSAD
- a CDS encoding CoA transferase, which gives rise to AAVPMAARHLADFGADVIHVENPKTGDSWRGFQAGLGSGGAGAPSDINYNWETYNRNKRGLAVDLSQDEGREVIYRLVGSADVFTTNLRLFEREKFKLDYDALSRLNPRLIYAGLSGYGKKGPDCNDPAYDSIAYWARSGLGYLLGVPGTAPLIDGGGIGDNVTALGLFAGIMTALYVREKTGMGQEVDLSLLNVGFYQLSFFIAGALTTGLDLADWRVKSREEALNPLTLPYEAKDGRWVLLALLQQERYWPQFCKAIDREDLQHDPRFEDFEVRMENCAALYHIVEDVFHERTLAEWQSRLKAAGLPFAPYQTFVEAIADPQARANDMFVTIDHPTHGNLEVIANPIKMSKTPATLRTPAPEFSQHTEEVLLENGYTWDDIDRLKSKGVIA